In Archangium violaceum, the following are encoded in one genomic region:
- a CDS encoding HNH endonuclease codes for MSSSKRRRILDIVATDATFECTEYRGREVWLGKCLHCNAHLLVGLDGEPISRATIEHIVPRVHGGTDALENLGLACARCNQGKGTRHDRHYHRDARVRELVERLLQRRRERWRDPDDA; via the coding sequence GTGAGCTCCTCCAAGCGCCGCCGCATCCTCGACATCGTGGCCACCGACGCCACCTTCGAGTGCACCGAGTACCGCGGCCGCGAGGTCTGGCTCGGGAAGTGCTTGCACTGCAACGCCCATCTCCTGGTCGGCCTGGATGGGGAGCCGATCAGCCGCGCCACCATCGAGCACATCGTCCCCCGGGTCCACGGCGGAACGGATGCCCTGGAGAACCTCGGCCTGGCGTGTGCACGCTGCAACCAGGGCAAGGGCACCCGGCATGATCGCCACTACCACCGGGATGCCCGGGTCCGGGAGCTGGTGGAACGCCTGCTACAGCGACGTCGCGAGCGGTGGCGCGATCCAGACGACGCTTGA
- a CDS encoding SDR family oxidoreductase: protein MKGKTAVITGASSGIGEELAVALAGRGANVVLAARSEEQLAGVKQRCERAGARALVVPTDVSDPESCRRLVERSVEAFGGIDSLVNNAGVTMSARFEEVTDLSLFERLMRVNYLGSVYCTHFALPHLKARRGLVVAVSSLTGKNGVPGRTGYAASKHAMQGFFDSLRIELVGTGVDVLVVSPGFVVTPIRSRALGADGIAGHGDTVEEKSNKMMDAPTCANLILRAMERREREVVMMPAAKLVMALKVFVPGVLDRLAARMMKQVRP from the coding sequence ATGAAAGGAAAGACGGCGGTCATCACCGGGGCGTCCTCGGGAATCGGAGAAGAGCTGGCGGTGGCGCTCGCGGGGCGCGGAGCCAACGTGGTGCTCGCGGCCCGGAGCGAGGAGCAGCTGGCCGGGGTGAAGCAGCGGTGTGAGCGGGCCGGAGCACGGGCGCTCGTGGTTCCCACGGACGTGAGCGACCCGGAGTCCTGTCGGCGCCTGGTGGAGCGCTCCGTGGAGGCGTTCGGCGGCATCGACTCCCTGGTGAACAACGCGGGGGTGACGATGAGCGCCCGGTTCGAGGAGGTGACGGACCTGTCCCTCTTCGAGCGCCTCATGCGGGTGAACTACCTCGGGTCGGTCTACTGCACGCACTTCGCGCTGCCGCACCTGAAGGCGCGGCGGGGCCTGGTGGTCGCCGTCTCCTCGCTCACGGGGAAGAACGGCGTGCCCGGCCGCACGGGCTATGCCGCGAGCAAGCACGCGATGCAGGGGTTCTTCGACTCGCTGCGCATCGAGCTGGTTGGCACCGGGGTGGACGTGCTCGTCGTGTCACCCGGGTTCGTCGTCACCCCCATCCGCTCGCGGGCGCTCGGCGCCGACGGAATCGCCGGCCACGGGGACACCGTGGAGGAGAAGAGCAACAAGATGATGGACGCGCCGACCTGCGCGAACCTCATCCTGCGCGCCATGGAGCGCCGCGAGCGCGAGGTGGTGATGATGCCGGCCGCGAAGTTGGTGATGGCCCTCAAGGTGTTCGTGCCGGGCGTGCTCGACCGCCTCGCCGCGCGGATGATGAAGCAGGTGCGGCCCTGA
- a CDS encoding GreA/GreB family elongation factor, whose translation MSKAFTKEDSGGDEVLLPPRPRSASGEKRHITPEGYRALQEELAALTDPASRDKGMPALEGEARARERARRAQQLAAILEEVQVVTTEIPDEEHVYFGAWVTLEDEEGEETTYRIVGPDEADVKAGRLSVESPLARALIGKEVGESLQFERPRGAIEYTLTQVSYRPPMS comes from the coding sequence ATGTCGAAGGCCTTCACGAAAGAGGACTCCGGTGGGGACGAGGTCCTCCTTCCCCCCCGACCCCGTTCTGCCTCCGGAGAGAAGCGGCACATCACGCCCGAGGGCTACCGGGCCCTCCAGGAAGAGCTCGCGGCGCTCACGGACCCCGCGTCGCGAGACAAGGGCATGCCGGCGCTGGAAGGTGAGGCACGGGCCCGGGAACGTGCGCGCCGGGCGCAGCAGCTCGCCGCCATCCTGGAGGAAGTCCAGGTGGTCACCACCGAGATTCCGGACGAGGAGCACGTCTACTTCGGCGCCTGGGTGACGCTCGAGGATGAGGAGGGCGAGGAGACGACGTACCGCATCGTCGGTCCGGACGAAGCGGACGTGAAGGCGGGCCGTCTCAGCGTCGAGTCCCCGCTGGCCAGGGCGCTCATCGGCAAGGAGGTGGGCGAGTCCCTCCAGTTCGAGCGCCCGCGCGGCGCCATCGAGTACACCCTCACCCAGGTGTCCTACCGTCCGCCCATGTCCTGA
- a CDS encoding RsbRD N-terminal domain-containing protein, whose product MGLAQLIENHKQEVLVRWKEMVRTLSDARKLSEESLENHIPHLLDWLVERLRERASTNDYGSQMLSREHAFQRLGDQFDLVEVLTELAVLREVLIGLWVEEPAGVAPVEVLQLNQDLDDVVTVCTTEFARQVLARYGASREATESIGH is encoded by the coding sequence ATGGGACTCGCCCAACTCATTGAAAACCACAAACAAGAGGTTCTCGTCCGCTGGAAGGAGATGGTGCGCACGCTCAGTGATGCACGGAAACTCTCCGAAGAGAGTCTGGAGAACCACATCCCTCACCTGCTCGACTGGTTGGTGGAGCGGCTGCGCGAGCGTGCCTCGACCAATGATTACGGGAGTCAGATGCTCTCCCGGGAGCATGCCTTCCAGCGGTTGGGGGACCAGTTCGACCTCGTGGAGGTGCTGACCGAGCTCGCGGTGCTGCGCGAGGTGCTGATCGGCCTCTGGGTCGAGGAGCCAGCCGGGGTAGCGCCCGTCGAGGTGCTCCAGCTCAATCAGGACCTCGATGACGTGGTGACGGTCTGCACGACGGAGTTCGCCCGCCAGGTGCTGGCCCGTTACGGCGCCTCGCGGGAGGCAACCGAGTCGATAGGGCATTGA
- a CDS encoding type 1 glutamine amidotransferase domain-containing protein, with product MARKTLKGIRVGVLAADGFEQVELTIPVKALRKRGAQVDIISLHKGRIRGMNLMYPGKKVRVDETVHAVRPEDFDALLIPGGFVNPDSLRQSEEVLQFVRDIDRHGRPIATLCHGPWVLVSAGLASGRKLASWPGIKDDIRNAGGQWMDEPGVRDERWFSSRSPLDMRHFLKGMVQLFEEHAPRNHPVPERSHWGRWLVAALLGLVAIRPLRTALAR from the coding sequence ATGGCGAGGAAGACGTTGAAGGGCATCCGGGTGGGGGTGCTGGCCGCGGATGGTTTCGAGCAGGTGGAGCTCACCATTCCCGTGAAGGCGCTTCGCAAGCGGGGCGCGCAGGTGGACATCATCTCCCTGCACAAGGGCCGCATCCGCGGGATGAACCTGATGTACCCGGGCAAGAAGGTCCGCGTCGACGAGACGGTCCACGCGGTGCGCCCCGAGGACTTCGACGCGCTCCTCATCCCCGGAGGTTTCGTCAACCCGGACTCCCTCCGCCAGAGCGAGGAGGTCCTCCAGTTCGTCCGCGACATCGACCGGCATGGCCGGCCCATCGCCACGCTGTGCCACGGTCCCTGGGTGCTCGTGTCCGCGGGTCTGGCGAGCGGACGCAAGCTGGCCTCGTGGCCCGGCATCAAGGACGACATCCGCAACGCGGGCGGCCAGTGGATGGATGAACCGGGTGTTCGCGACGAGCGGTGGTTCTCCAGCCGCAGCCCGCTGGACATGCGCCACTTCCTCAAGGGCATGGTGCAGCTCTTCGAGGAGCACGCCCCGCGCAACCACCCGGTGCCGGAGCGCTCGCACTGGGGCCGCTGGCTCGTCGCCGCCCTGCTGGGGTTGGTGGCCATCCGCCCGCTGCGCACCGCCCTCGCGCGCTGA
- a CDS encoding alpha/beta hydrolase-fold protein, translated as MDVMTLEKRARTEGSPVIDGEKATFVWRGRRPVSVAGDFQDWLGEPIPLKEVAPRLWTHTLTLPRDSYVEYALLDAKGQRVRDAFNSRLTPNGFGDFNHYFHMPESGPTPLSRRQRDVPRGIVTRHLVETHEFCVGRKRPVFLYEPPTTEACPLVVVFDGPDYLRRAKLPTLVDNLIAQGRIRPIALAMVANGGTARTVEYTCSEATLAFLLRIVLPLARKELNLIDEKREPGVHGVLGASLGGLISLYTGLRAPQIFGRVLSQSGAFSVWDRDFVVFDLARQAPARPLDVWMDCGHFEALVEGNERMLPVLQASGHRAEYREYHGGHNYSAWRDDVWRGLEWLFGPRR; from the coding sequence ATGGACGTGATGACGCTGGAGAAGAGGGCCCGCACCGAGGGCTCGCCGGTCATCGATGGAGAGAAGGCCACCTTCGTCTGGCGCGGGCGCCGGCCCGTGTCCGTCGCGGGCGACTTCCAGGACTGGTTGGGTGAGCCCATTCCCCTGAAGGAGGTGGCGCCGAGGCTGTGGACGCACACGCTGACGCTGCCTCGTGACTCCTATGTGGAGTACGCCTTGCTGGACGCGAAGGGGCAGCGGGTTCGTGACGCGTTCAACTCGCGCCTCACTCCCAACGGCTTCGGGGACTTCAACCACTACTTCCACATGCCCGAGTCCGGGCCCACTCCCCTCTCACGCAGGCAGCGGGACGTGCCGCGGGGAATCGTCACGCGCCACCTGGTGGAGACGCACGAGTTCTGCGTGGGCCGCAAGCGACCGGTGTTCCTCTACGAGCCTCCCACCACCGAAGCCTGCCCTCTGGTGGTGGTGTTCGACGGGCCGGACTACCTGCGGCGCGCGAAGCTGCCCACCCTGGTGGACAACCTCATCGCCCAGGGCCGCATCCGCCCCATCGCGCTGGCGATGGTGGCCAACGGCGGCACCGCCCGCACCGTCGAGTACACGTGCAGCGAGGCCACCCTCGCCTTCCTGCTGCGCATCGTCCTGCCGCTCGCCCGCAAGGAGCTGAACCTCATCGACGAGAAGCGCGAGCCCGGTGTCCATGGCGTGCTCGGTGCCTCCCTGGGCGGACTGATCTCCCTGTACACGGGGCTGCGCGCGCCGCAGATCTTCGGCCGTGTGCTCTCCCAGTCGGGCGCCTTCAGCGTGTGGGACCGCGACTTCGTGGTGTTCGACCTCGCCCGCCAGGCCCCGGCCCGGCCGCTCGACGTGTGGATGGACTGCGGTCACTTCGAGGCCCTCGTCGAGGGCAACGAGCGCATGCTCCCGGTGCTCCAGGCCTCCGGCCACCGGGCGGAGTACCGCGAGTATCACGGCGGTCACAACTACTCGGCCTGGCGCGATGACGTGTGGCGCGGTCTCGAGTGGCTCTTCGGCCCCAGGCGCTGA
- a CDS encoding HEAT repeat domain-containing protein, which translates to MKAWTRVGGLLIVALVLLGPVGVLACSRVPPRAWTLRTPDERFELSMKPEGDSPRASLTLFDRRAEKIVWQRALEHGLYPGEALVSADGRYVVLIRSFSETVVAYGPEGKESGQWSLGSPLTPSERRRLVETPCGVSWVEAPQLDGDVLTLRVPSIVSLPQRPPPAESLFQGTPFRIQLSTGRMSRGARPPPPSTASLIQDFRRETRTFVRLGIARELLIRAHEADRRGGAPELSRFWLEVLRDPREAKDLYPLATEALDFIGSDEDIRGLAEASLPAEVEDSSAALLSLFERRLPEDAVRFSLYVIQERRPPDHLRERALAHLGGRAGEDFSKVLMFAVRDPSSRVRKAALRSMEKRGASRHDFDLALPLLNDPDDSVRRAAEASLCRVLWTLSGDEFQTAFAHARRARADVKLAECPR; encoded by the coding sequence ATGAAAGCATGGACGAGGGTGGGGGGACTCTTGATCGTGGCCCTGGTGCTGCTGGGGCCCGTGGGGGTGCTGGCGTGCTCGCGCGTTCCGCCCAGGGCCTGGACGCTGCGGACCCCCGACGAACGCTTCGAGCTGTCCATGAAGCCGGAAGGTGATTCCCCCAGGGCTTCGCTCACCCTGTTCGACCGCCGGGCGGAAAAGATCGTCTGGCAACGGGCGCTCGAGCATGGCCTCTACCCGGGCGAGGCCCTCGTTTCGGCGGATGGCCGCTACGTGGTCCTGATCCGAAGCTTCTCGGAGACGGTGGTCGCCTACGGACCCGAGGGGAAGGAGAGCGGTCAGTGGTCCCTGGGGTCCCCACTCACGCCCTCCGAGCGGCGGCGGCTCGTCGAGACCCCTTGTGGCGTCAGCTGGGTGGAGGCGCCTCAGCTCGACGGCGATGTGCTCACCCTGCGGGTTCCCAGCATCGTGTCCCTGCCTCAACGTCCTCCTCCCGCTGAATCCCTGTTCCAGGGCACCCCGTTCCGCATCCAGCTGTCCACGGGCCGGATGTCCCGGGGCGCGCGGCCTCCTCCTCCGAGCACCGCTTCGCTCATCCAGGACTTCCGGCGGGAGACCCGCACGTTCGTGCGCCTCGGCATCGCCCGGGAGCTGTTGATACGCGCGCACGAGGCCGATCGCCGCGGCGGCGCTCCCGAGCTGAGCCGCTTCTGGCTGGAGGTGCTGCGCGACCCCAGGGAGGCGAAGGACCTGTACCCCCTCGCCACCGAGGCCCTCGACTTCATCGGCTCGGACGAGGACATTCGCGGCCTGGCCGAGGCCTCCCTGCCCGCCGAGGTGGAGGACTCCAGCGCGGCCCTCCTCTCCTTGTTCGAGCGGCGGCTCCCCGAGGATGCCGTGCGCTTCTCCTTGTATGTCATCCAGGAGCGGCGCCCTCCCGACCACCTTCGCGAGCGCGCCCTCGCGCACCTGGGCGGGCGAGCGGGAGAGGACTTCAGCAAGGTCTTGATGTTCGCGGTGCGGGATCCCTCCTCCCGCGTCCGCAAGGCCGCGCTTCGCTCCATGGAGAAGCGCGGTGCCTCGCGTCATGACTTCGACCTGGCGCTCCCCCTCCTCAATGACCCCGATGATTCGGTCCGGCGCGCCGCCGAGGCCTCCCTGTGCCGCGTGCTGTGGACGTTGTCGGGCGATGAGTTCCAGACGGCCTTCGCCCATGCGCGCCGCGCCAGGGCCGATGTGAAGCTGGCCGAATGCCCCCGGTGA